Proteins encoded in a region of the Mycolicibacterium neoaurum genome:
- a CDS encoding glutathione peroxidase — protein sequence MSLHNIPLTTLDGGAATLGELSDGATLVVNVASKCGLTPQYTALEKLARDYAARGLTVVGVPCNQFMGQEPGTAEEIQSFCSSTYGVTFPLLAKTDVNGANRHPLYAELTKTADAEGTAGDVQWNFEKFLIGPDGTVVNRFRPQTEPDAPEVLSAIEAVLPR from the coding sequence GTGAGCTTGCACAACATCCCGCTGACCACGCTCGACGGTGGTGCCGCGACCCTGGGCGAATTGTCCGACGGCGCAACGCTGGTGGTCAACGTCGCCTCCAAATGTGGTTTGACCCCGCAGTACACCGCCCTGGAGAAGCTGGCGCGCGACTACGCCGCACGCGGTCTGACCGTCGTCGGGGTTCCGTGCAACCAGTTCATGGGGCAGGAGCCCGGGACGGCCGAGGAGATCCAGTCATTCTGCTCCTCGACCTACGGGGTGACCTTCCCGCTGCTGGCCAAGACCGATGTCAACGGTGCGAATCGGCATCCGCTCTATGCCGAGCTCACCAAGACTGCCGACGCCGAGGGTACGGCGGGCGACGTCCAGTGGAATTTCGAGAAATTCCTGATCGGACCGGACGGCACGGTGGTCAACCGGTTCCGGCCGCAAACCGAACCCGATGCCCCTGAGGTGCTCAGCGCCATCGAGGCCGTGCTCCCCAGATAG
- a CDS encoding FecCD family ABC transporter permease, producing MSIDFGRPQLVVRRGSRVALRASWRSIAVLSALGAAALLLAVLALGVGEYPVSPAEVIAVLTGSDRSFTSVVVLQWRMPRIVAALVIGAALGVSGAIFQALTRNPLGSPDVIGFGFGSYTGALVAIALFGGGYYLTAGGAVIGGLLTAVAVYLLAYRNGIAGFRLIIVGIAVSAVLSSLNQWIILKLKLHQAVTAAIWQQGTLNGLRWEQVGPVLVCVAIALLGVVAIGPQLPVLQMGDDVAGALGVSPERARLAYFGAGVVLIAVATAAAGPISFVALAAPQLVRRLTATPGVGLVSSAVMGAVLLLASDLIALRIFAPAELPVGAVTVVAGGLYLVWLLIFQARR from the coding sequence GTGAGCATCGATTTCGGCCGCCCACAGCTGGTGGTCCGGCGCGGATCGCGGGTCGCCCTGCGGGCTTCCTGGCGCAGCATCGCGGTGCTGTCGGCGCTGGGCGCCGCCGCGCTGTTGTTGGCGGTGCTTGCCCTCGGGGTCGGTGAGTACCCGGTCTCCCCCGCCGAGGTCATCGCCGTGCTGACCGGTTCCGACCGCAGCTTCACCAGTGTCGTGGTGCTGCAGTGGCGGATGCCGCGCATCGTCGCGGCCCTCGTCATCGGCGCCGCACTCGGGGTGTCCGGCGCAATCTTCCAGGCCCTGACACGCAATCCGCTCGGCAGCCCGGATGTCATCGGTTTCGGGTTCGGTTCCTATACCGGCGCGCTGGTGGCGATCGCGCTCTTCGGTGGTGGCTACTACCTGACCGCCGGTGGTGCGGTGATCGGCGGTCTGCTCACCGCGGTGGCGGTCTATCTGCTGGCGTACCGCAACGGTATTGCCGGTTTCCGGCTGATCATCGTCGGCATCGCGGTCAGTGCCGTGCTCAGCTCGCTGAATCAATGGATCATCCTCAAGCTCAAGCTGCATCAGGCCGTGACGGCGGCCATCTGGCAGCAGGGCACGCTCAACGGTCTGCGGTGGGAACAAGTCGGCCCGGTGCTGGTCTGTGTCGCGATCGCGCTGCTCGGCGTGGTGGCCATCGGGCCGCAACTGCCGGTGCTGCAGATGGGTGACGATGTGGCGGGTGCGCTCGGGGTGAGCCCGGAACGCGCCAGGCTGGCCTACTTCGGGGCCGGGGTGGTGTTGATCGCGGTGGCGACGGCGGCCGCCGGGCCGATATCGTTCGTCGCGCTGGCCGCCCCGCAATTGGTGCGCCGGTTGACCGCGACGCCCGGGGTCGGGCTGGTGTCCTCGGCGGTGATGGGCGCCGTTCTGCTGCTTGCCAGCGATCTGATCGCGCTGCGTATCTTCGCTCCCGCCGAGCTTCCGGTGGGCGCGGTCACGGTGGTGGCCGGTGGGTTGTATCTGGTGTGGCTGCTGATCTTTCAGGCACGGCGATAG
- a CDS encoding phosphoribosylaminoimidazolesuccinocarboxamide synthase — protein MRPALTDYQHLASGKVRELYRIDADHLLFVASDRISAFDHILDTEIPDKGRILTAMSVFFFDHLAVPNHLAGPPDDERIPQEVLGRALVVRALEMLPVECVARGYLTGSGLLDYQRTGSVCGIELPAGLVEASKFAEPLFTPATKAEIGAHDENVSFDAVVDLVGAERAARLREATLNIYARAAEHALGKGIIVADTKFEFGISTSGDTAGELVLADEVLTPDSSRYWPADSYREGVVQPSYDKQFVRNWLTGPDSGWDRHGDAPPPPLPAEIAAATRARYIEAYERISGLSFSDWIGS, from the coding sequence ATGCGCCCAGCTCTGACCGACTACCAGCATCTGGCCAGCGGCAAGGTACGCGAGTTGTACCGCATCGATGCCGACCATCTGTTGTTCGTCGCCTCCGACCGCATCTCGGCGTTCGACCACATCCTGGACACCGAGATTCCGGACAAGGGCCGGATCCTCACCGCGATGAGCGTGTTCTTCTTCGACCACCTCGCGGTGCCGAACCACCTGGCCGGACCGCCGGATGACGAGCGCATCCCGCAGGAGGTGCTGGGCCGCGCCCTGGTCGTCCGCGCGTTGGAGATGCTGCCGGTGGAATGTGTGGCCCGCGGTTACCTGACCGGCTCCGGACTGTTGGACTATCAACGCACGGGTTCGGTGTGCGGGATCGAGCTGCCCGCCGGTCTGGTCGAGGCCAGCAAGTTCGCCGAGCCGCTGTTCACCCCGGCCACCAAGGCCGAGATCGGCGCGCACGACGAGAACGTCTCCTTCGACGCGGTCGTCGACTTGGTCGGCGCCGAGCGCGCCGCGAGGTTGCGCGAGGCCACGCTGAACATCTACGCACGCGCCGCCGAGCACGCGTTGGGCAAGGGCATCATCGTCGCCGACACGAAGTTCGAGTTCGGCATCTCCACCAGTGGGGACACCGCCGGCGAACTGGTGCTCGCCGACGAGGTGCTGACGCCGGACTCGTCGCGGTACTGGCCCGCGGACTCCTACCGGGAGGGCGTGGTGCAGCCCAGCTATGACAAGCAGTTCGTCCGTAACTGGCTGACCGGGCCGGACTCGGGGTGGGACCGCCACGGTGATGCGCCACCTCCACCGCTGCCCGCCGAGATCGCCGCGGCCACGAGGGCCCGTTATATCGAGGCCTACGAGAGGATTTCGGGTTTGAGTTTCTCCGATTGGATCGGTTCATGA
- a CDS encoding iron chelate uptake ABC transporter family permease subunit: MSSAVAVSMRDRRPAGLLLAIATLGLMCVLSLAIGTESVALSTVWQAVTDFTDTGDQWIVHDLRIPRTVLGIVVGIALGLSGALIQGLTRNPLADSQILGIDAVAGLFVVAAIAFLHMSSLLTYVWFAFLGAAIAMVLVYLVGTAGRAVVTPVRMLLAGVAVGAVADGVSFTIRLQNPRAFDSMRFWDAGALDGRGLDAVWVVTPFIVVGAVLCFYISRGLNAIALGDDLAVAMGGNVVRTRALGLIAVTLLAGAATAAAGPIGFVGLMVPHAVRWFTGPDWRWICAFCVVAGPALLLAADIVGRVVVAPGELPAGIVTAFLGAPVLIWLVRRSKASAL; the protein is encoded by the coding sequence ATGTCGTCGGCCGTCGCAGTCAGCATGCGCGACCGCCGCCCCGCCGGTCTGCTCCTGGCCATCGCGACGCTGGGGCTGATGTGCGTGCTCAGCCTGGCGATCGGCACCGAGAGTGTCGCGCTCTCGACGGTATGGCAGGCGGTGACCGATTTCACCGATACCGGTGATCAGTGGATCGTCCACGATCTGCGCATCCCGCGGACGGTGCTGGGCATCGTGGTCGGCATCGCGCTCGGTTTGTCCGGGGCCTTGATCCAGGGTCTGACCCGTAACCCGCTGGCGGACAGCCAGATCCTGGGCATCGATGCCGTCGCCGGCCTGTTCGTCGTGGCCGCGATCGCCTTCCTGCATATGAGTTCGCTGCTGACCTACGTCTGGTTCGCCTTCCTCGGCGCGGCCATTGCCATGGTGTTGGTCTATCTGGTGGGCACCGCCGGTCGCGCCGTCGTGACCCCGGTGCGGATGCTGTTGGCCGGTGTCGCGGTGGGCGCGGTCGCCGACGGCGTCTCCTTCACCATCCGGCTGCAGAACCCACGTGCCTTCGACTCGATGCGATTCTGGGATGCCGGTGCGCTCGACGGCCGCGGACTGGACGCCGTGTGGGTGGTGACGCCGTTCATCGTGGTGGGCGCGGTGTTGTGCTTCTACATCAGCCGCGGGCTCAACGCGATCGCGCTCGGTGATGATCTGGCCGTCGCCATGGGCGGCAATGTCGTGCGCACGCGGGCGCTCGGGCTGATCGCGGTGACGCTGCTCGCCGGAGCAGCGACCGCTGCGGCCGGTCCGATCGGCTTCGTCGGGTTGATGGTCCCCCATGCGGTGCGGTGGTTCACCGGCCCGGACTGGCGGTGGATCTGCGCGTTCTGCGTGGTCGCCGGACCCGCGCTGCTACTGGCCGCCGATATCGTGGGGCGCGTGGTGGTGGCCCCCGGTGAACTACCCGCAGGCATCGTCACCGCGTTCCTGGGTGCCCCGGTCCTGATCTGGCTGGTGCGCCGCAGCAAGGCCAGCGCGCTGTGA
- a CDS encoding DUF2334 domain-containing protein: MTAELIVSISGIRDRTLAAADGFCEDLDNRGIPVSLLVAPRLKGGYRLEHDPRTVGWLAERRAAGDAIVLHGFDEAATKKRRSEFATLPAHEANLRLMGADRAMEHLGLRTRLFAAPGWTVSDGAVAALPRNGFRLLAGLTGVTDLVRRHTERTRVLGIGAGFLSEPWWCRTLVLSADRTARRGGTVRLVVSARQLAETGPRRAVFDAIDLAVGHGCRPDTYRWEADPALTDAA, from the coding sequence GTGACTGCCGAACTGATCGTCTCGATATCCGGGATCAGGGACCGCACCCTGGCTGCCGCCGACGGATTCTGTGAGGACCTCGACAACCGCGGCATCCCGGTATCGCTGCTGGTGGCCCCGCGGCTGAAGGGCGGGTACCGGCTGGAACATGATCCACGCACGGTGGGCTGGCTGGCCGAGCGCCGCGCCGCCGGGGATGCCATTGTGCTGCACGGGTTCGACGAGGCCGCCACCAAGAAGCGCCGCAGCGAGTTCGCCACCCTGCCCGCGCACGAGGCGAATCTGCGGCTGATGGGAGCCGACCGGGCGATGGAGCACCTCGGGCTGCGCACGCGGCTGTTCGCCGCCCCCGGGTGGACGGTATCCGACGGCGCCGTCGCGGCACTGCCGCGCAACGGCTTCCGACTGCTGGCCGGTCTCACCGGGGTCACCGACCTGGTGCGCCGCCACACCGAGCGCACCCGGGTGCTCGGTATCGGTGCCGGCTTCCTGTCCGAACCGTGGTGGTGTCGCACGCTGGTGCTCTCCGCCGACCGCACTGCCCGCCGCGGCGGGACCGTGCGGCTGGTGGTCTCGGCCCGCCAGCTCGCCGAGACCGGCCCGCGCCGGGCTGTCTTCGACGCCATCGACCTGGCTGTGGGGCACGGCTGCCGCCCCGACACCTACCGGTGGGAGGCCGATCCCGCCCTCACCGACGCCGCCTGA
- a CDS encoding ABC transporter substrate-binding protein: MLRVTAMLATLVLAVGVLAGCASSETADPGPAGDAVTISHKFGETTVPANPRNIVTMGWNDQDFVLALGVVPVGTRAWYDNYNDFPWVKAETDGKGVPIIEGDTINFEAVAAAKPDVIFAIYETIDQKTYDQLSQIAPTVIQSADYPDEETPWNVQLLTTGKALGKEQRAKELVDEVEAKIAQATGDHPEFAGKTLVADFSSEVDAPYLIGKGDPRRALFDELGFGAQDTVGEVSQEKLSLLEGDVLFVNGVTKQQLAASPAFQRLSVVREDRTLYAGSESTLSGALAYGGPNALLYAIDLLVPQLSNALTGRPVADLSDS, translated from the coding sequence ATGCTGCGCGTCACGGCCATGCTGGCCACCCTCGTCCTTGCCGTCGGCGTCCTCGCGGGGTGCGCGAGTAGCGAGACGGCCGATCCCGGGCCGGCCGGCGATGCCGTCACCATCTCGCACAAGTTCGGCGAGACCACGGTGCCTGCCAACCCGCGCAATATCGTCACGATGGGCTGGAACGACCAGGATTTTGTGCTGGCGCTCGGTGTCGTCCCGGTGGGGACCCGCGCCTGGTATGACAACTACAACGACTTCCCCTGGGTCAAGGCCGAGACCGACGGTAAGGGCGTGCCGATCATCGAGGGTGACACCATCAACTTCGAGGCGGTCGCGGCAGCCAAACCCGATGTCATCTTCGCCATCTACGAGACCATCGACCAGAAGACCTACGACCAGCTGTCTCAGATCGCGCCGACGGTGATCCAGTCCGCCGATTACCCGGATGAGGAAACCCCCTGGAACGTCCAGCTCCTGACCACAGGCAAGGCGCTGGGCAAGGAGCAGCGGGCCAAGGAACTCGTCGACGAGGTCGAAGCCAAGATCGCGCAGGCCACCGGCGACCATCCGGAATTCGCGGGCAAGACCCTGGTTGCCGATTTCAGCTCCGAGGTCGACGCGCCCTACCTGATCGGCAAGGGTGACCCGCGGCGTGCCCTGTTCGACGAGCTCGGGTTCGGCGCGCAGGACACCGTCGGCGAGGTCTCCCAGGAGAAGCTGAGCCTGCTCGAGGGCGATGTGCTGTTCGTCAACGGGGTCACCAAGCAGCAGCTGGCAGCCTCACCGGCATTCCAGCGACTTTCCGTGGTGCGCGAGGACCGCACCCTCTACGCCGGATCGGAGTCGACGCTGAGCGGCGCATTGGCCTACGGCGGGCCCAATGCCCTGCTCTACGCCATCGACCTGCTGGTTCCGCAGTTGAGCAACGCTCTGACAGGCAGGCCGGTCGCCGACCTGTCGGACTCCTAG
- a CDS encoding FAD-binding dehydrogenase, translated as MADADVIVVGAGLAGLVAAAELIERGRRVLIVDQENAANIGGQAYWSFGGLFLVDSPEQRRLGIRDSHELALQDWLGSAGFDREEDHWPRQWAHAYVDFAAGEKRAWLRERGLQTFAMVGWAERGGYGALGHGNSVPRFHITWGTGPALVDVFARRLHRQPRARFAHRHRVDELIVENGSVVGVRGAVLEPSDAPRGAPSSRNTVGEFEFRAQAVVVASGGIGGNHDLVRKNWPARMGRVPKQLLSGVPAHVDGRMLQISESAGASIINSDRMWHYTEGITNYDPIWPDHGIRILPGPSSLWLDATGKRLPVPLYPGFDTLGTLEYITTTGQDYTWFVLNARIIAKEFGLSGQEQNPDLTGRSVRAVLARGRDGGPAPVRAFVDKGVDFVTGNTLRELVVAMNKVPDVEPLDYATVEAEVTARDREVVNKFSKDSQITAIRGAREYLPDRIARVVAPHRLTDPKAGPLIAVKLHILTRKSLGGLETDLQARALRPDGTVFDGLYAAGEAAGFGGGGVHGYRSLEGTFLGGCVFSGRAAGRAAADATA; from the coding sequence ATGGCTGATGCCGACGTGATCGTGGTGGGTGCGGGACTGGCAGGACTGGTCGCCGCTGCGGAGCTGATCGAACGCGGACGTCGCGTATTGATCGTCGACCAGGAGAATGCCGCCAATATCGGCGGGCAGGCGTACTGGTCCTTCGGTGGGTTGTTCCTGGTCGACAGTCCCGAACAGCGGCGCCTCGGCATCCGTGACAGCCACGAACTGGCGCTGCAGGACTGGCTCGGCAGCGCGGGATTCGACCGTGAGGAGGACCACTGGCCGCGCCAGTGGGCGCACGCCTACGTGGACTTCGCCGCCGGGGAGAAGCGCGCCTGGTTGCGTGAGCGCGGGTTGCAGACCTTCGCGATGGTCGGCTGGGCCGAACGCGGTGGTTATGGTGCGCTGGGGCATGGCAACTCGGTGCCGCGGTTCCACATCACCTGGGGAACCGGACCCGCGCTGGTCGACGTTTTTGCGCGCCGGCTGCATCGACAACCGAGGGCCAGGTTCGCCCACCGTCACCGTGTCGATGAGCTGATCGTCGAGAACGGGTCGGTGGTCGGGGTGCGCGGCGCGGTGTTGGAGCCCTCCGACGCACCGCGCGGCGCGCCGTCGTCACGCAACACCGTCGGTGAGTTCGAGTTTCGCGCCCAGGCCGTCGTCGTGGCCAGCGGTGGTATCGGGGGCAACCACGATCTGGTGCGCAAAAACTGGCCGGCCAGGATGGGGCGGGTGCCCAAGCAGCTGCTGTCCGGGGTGCCCGCGCACGTCGACGGCCGGATGCTGCAGATCAGCGAGTCGGCCGGGGCGAGCATCATCAACAGTGACCGGATGTGGCACTACACCGAGGGCATCACCAACTACGACCCGATCTGGCCCGATCACGGCATCCGAATCCTGCCCGGCCCATCGTCGCTGTGGCTGGACGCCACCGGCAAGCGCCTACCGGTCCCGCTGTACCCGGGTTTCGACACCTTGGGCACGCTGGAGTACATCACCACCACCGGCCAGGACTACACCTGGTTCGTGCTCAATGCCCGCATCATCGCCAAGGAGTTCGGCCTGTCCGGCCAGGAACAGAACCCCGATCTGACCGGGCGCAGCGTCCGGGCGGTGCTCGCCCGCGGACGCGACGGTGGACCGGCGCCGGTGCGAGCCTTCGTCGACAAGGGTGTCGACTTCGTCACCGGGAACACGTTGCGCGAGCTGGTGGTCGCGATGAACAAGGTCCCCGATGTCGAACCGCTGGACTACGCCACCGTCGAGGCCGAGGTCACCGCGCGCGACCGGGAAGTGGTCAACAAGTTCAGCAAGGACAGCCAGATCACCGCGATCCGCGGCGCCCGCGAGTACCTGCCGGACCGGATCGCGCGGGTGGTCGCACCGCACCGGCTGACCGACCCGAAGGCCGGGCCGCTGATCGCGGTGAAATTGCACATCCTGACCAGGAAGTCGTTGGGCGGTCTGGAAACCGACCTGCAGGCCCGGGCGCTACGCCCGGACGGCACGGTGTTCGACGGGCTGTACGCCGCAGGCGAGGCCGCCGGATTCGGCGGCGGCGGGGTGCACGGTTACCGCTCCTTGGAGGGAACGTTCCTCGGCGGTTGCGTGTTCTCCGGCCGGGCGGCGGGGCGCGCCGCGGCGGACGCCACCGCCTGA
- a CDS encoding S9 family peptidase codes for MSTVQPPVAKRVEHRREHHGDVFIDPYEWLRDKDNPEVIAHLEAENAHTEAATAVLAPLRQRIFDEIKARTKETDLSIPTRRDNWWYYARSFEGKQYGVHCRCPISDPDDWTPPELDENTAVAGEQILLDENVEAEGHEFFSLGAVSVSVDGNILAYSVDVKGDERYTLRFKDLRTNQLYEDTIVGIGSGVTWGADNQSVYYVTVDDAWRPDTVWRHRLGSGLPAQKVYHEADERYWLGVGRTRSDKYVIIAAGSAITTEIRYADAADPEAPFTVVLPRRDGIEYSVEHAVVGGEDRFLILHNDGAVNFTLVDAPVSDPTAFRTLIEHRDDVRLDGVDAFATHLVVSYRREALPRIQLWPIESDGSYGAPTEIAFESELMSAGLGGNPNWSSPKLRVGAVSWVIPVRIYDLDLVTGERTLLREQPVLGDYRPEDYVERRDWAVAADGARIPISIVHRAGLAFPAPTLLYGYGAYESCEDPRFSIARLSLLDRGMVFAVAHVRGGGELGRPWYEDGKLLKKANSFTDFVAVAEHLITTDLTRPANLVALGGSAGGLLVGAVLNIAPHLFAGVLAQVPFVDPLTTILDPSLPLTVTEWDEWGNPLADKDVYEYMKSYSPYENVASLDYPAVLAMTSLNDTRVYYTEPAKWVAALRHAQLTPDTAKVLLKTEMVAGHGGISGRYERWKEAAFQYAWILATADPENHGQGQVHSLFGGPKL; via the coding sequence ATGAGCACGGTGCAGCCGCCGGTGGCCAAGCGGGTCGAGCACCGCCGCGAGCACCACGGTGATGTGTTCATCGATCCCTACGAATGGTTGCGCGACAAGGACAACCCGGAGGTCATCGCGCACCTGGAGGCCGAGAACGCACACACCGAGGCGGCCACCGCGGTGCTGGCGCCGTTGCGGCAGCGGATCTTCGACGAGATCAAGGCGCGCACGAAGGAGACCGATCTCTCCATCCCGACCCGCCGTGACAACTGGTGGTACTACGCGCGCAGTTTCGAGGGCAAGCAGTACGGCGTGCACTGCCGTTGCCCGATCAGCGATCCGGACGACTGGACGCCACCCGAGCTCGACGAGAACACCGCAGTCGCCGGTGAGCAGATCCTGCTCGACGAGAACGTCGAGGCCGAGGGGCACGAGTTCTTTTCCCTCGGCGCGGTCAGCGTGAGCGTCGACGGCAACATCCTGGCCTACTCGGTCGACGTCAAGGGCGACGAGCGGTATACCCTGCGCTTCAAGGACTTACGCACCAACCAGCTCTACGAGGACACCATCGTCGGCATCGGCTCCGGAGTGACCTGGGGTGCGGACAATCAGTCGGTGTACTACGTCACCGTCGACGACGCATGGCGTCCGGACACCGTGTGGCGGCATCGACTCGGCTCCGGGTTGCCCGCGCAGAAGGTGTATCACGAGGCAGACGAACGGTATTGGCTCGGCGTCGGGCGCACCCGCAGCGACAAGTACGTCATCATCGCCGCGGGCAGTGCGATCACCACCGAGATCCGCTACGCCGACGCCGCCGATCCGGAAGCGCCGTTCACCGTGGTGCTGCCGCGGCGCGACGGTATCGAATACTCCGTCGAGCACGCGGTGGTCGGCGGTGAGGACCGCTTCCTGATCTTGCACAACGACGGCGCGGTCAACTTCACCCTCGTCGACGCACCGGTCAGCGACCCGACAGCGTTTCGGACGCTGATCGAGCACCGCGATGACGTCCGCCTCGACGGGGTCGACGCCTTCGCGACACATCTGGTGGTCAGCTACCGCCGGGAGGCGTTACCCCGTATCCAGCTGTGGCCCATCGAATCCGACGGCTCCTACGGTGCGCCGACCGAGATCGCCTTCGAATCCGAGCTGATGTCGGCGGGCCTGGGCGGCAACCCGAACTGGTCCTCGCCGAAGCTGCGGGTCGGCGCGGTGTCCTGGGTGATCCCGGTGCGCATCTACGACCTGGATCTGGTCACCGGCGAGCGGACGCTGTTGCGCGAGCAACCCGTGCTGGGCGACTACCGGCCCGAGGATTACGTCGAACGCCGCGATTGGGCCGTCGCCGCAGACGGCGCGCGCATCCCGATCTCGATCGTGCACCGAGCCGGACTGGCGTTCCCGGCGCCGACACTGCTGTACGGGTATGGCGCCTACGAATCGTGTGAGGATCCGCGGTTCTCCATCGCGCGGTTGTCGCTGCTGGACCGTGGCATGGTGTTCGCCGTCGCGCATGTCCGTGGCGGCGGAGAGCTGGGGCGGCCCTGGTATGAGGACGGCAAGCTGCTCAAGAAGGCCAACTCGTTCACCGACTTCGTGGCCGTCGCCGAGCATCTGATCACCACCGATCTGACCCGGCCCGCCAATCTGGTGGCGCTCGGCGGCAGTGCCGGTGGGTTGCTGGTCGGCGCAGTGCTCAACATCGCCCCGCACCTGTTCGCCGGGGTGCTGGCCCAGGTGCCCTTCGTCGACCCGCTGACCACCATCCTGGATCCGTCGTTGCCGCTGACCGTCACCGAATGGGACGAATGGGGAAACCCGTTGGCGGACAAGGACGTCTACGAGTACATGAAGTCGTACTCGCCGTACGAGAACGTCGCATCCTTGGACTACCCGGCCGTGCTGGCGATGACCTCGCTCAACGACACCAGGGTCTACTACACCGAGCCCGCCAAATGGGTCGCCGCACTGCGCCACGCGCAGCTGACCCCCGACACCGCCAAGGTGCTGCTGAAAACCGAGATGGTGGCAGGGCACGGCGGGATCAGCGGGCGTTATGAGCGCTGGAAGGAGGCGGCCTTCCAGTACGCCTGGATCCTGGCCACCGCCGACCCGGAGAATCACGGTCAGGGACAGGTGCACAGCCTGTTCGGCGGACCCAAACTCTAG
- a CDS encoding ABC transporter ATP-binding protein, translating into MATLRAQDLTLGYSDTPIVSGLNAEITEGAITAIVGPNACGKSTLLRGLARLLRPAGGQVLLDGADISSLRTKDVARKLGLLPQSSIAPEGITVADLVARGRFPHQRVLRQFTRDDEVAVAEAMEATGVTALSGRAVDELSGGQRQRVWVAMVLAQQTPLILLDEPTTFLDIAHQIELLDLFAELNDTQGRTIVAVLHDLNHACRFADQIIAMKAGRIVAQGEPARVITADLVEDVYGMKCQIIDDPETGTPLVVPRASPRDRARRR; encoded by the coding sequence ATGGCAACGTTGCGCGCGCAGGACCTGACGCTCGGCTACTCGGACACCCCGATCGTGTCCGGTTTGAACGCCGAGATCACCGAGGGTGCCATCACCGCGATCGTGGGGCCCAACGCCTGTGGAAAGTCGACGCTCCTACGGGGACTGGCTCGGTTGTTGCGTCCCGCCGGGGGACAGGTGCTCCTCGATGGCGCCGATATCAGCTCGCTGCGCACCAAGGATGTCGCCCGCAAGCTGGGCCTGCTCCCGCAGTCCTCGATCGCGCCGGAGGGCATCACCGTCGCCGATCTGGTTGCCCGGGGCCGGTTTCCGCATCAGCGGGTACTTCGCCAGTTCACCCGCGACGACGAGGTGGCGGTGGCCGAGGCGATGGAGGCCACCGGGGTGACGGCCCTGTCGGGACGGGCTGTCGACGAGCTGTCCGGCGGCCAGCGGCAACGGGTATGGGTGGCGATGGTGCTGGCCCAGCAGACCCCGCTGATCCTGCTGGACGAGCCGACCACGTTCCTCGATATCGCCCACCAGATCGAATTGCTGGACCTGTTCGCCGAACTGAACGACACCCAGGGCCGCACCATCGTCGCGGTGCTGCACGATCTGAACCATGCGTGCCGCTTCGCCGATCAGATCATCGCGATGAAGGCCGGCCGCATCGTCGCCCAGGGCGAACCGGCGCGCGTGATCACCGCGGATCTCGTCGAGGATGTCTACGGCATGAAATGCCAGATCATCGACGACCCGGAAACCGGAACACCGTTGGTGGTTCCGCGCGCCTCGCCGCGCGACCGCGCCCGCCGTCGCTAG
- a CDS encoding DUF1707 domain-containing protein, which translates to MVSSPDDHLRVSDADRARVNGLLERAVSEGMLTLDEFADRTDSVLAARTRGELRTVLADLPAQQLGVPARPQLPPDQLRGWMTSIDRRGIWTVAPMLVLHTRMCSTTLDFTSAVLPGPVVQVVIDDYCSSTELILPTGATADVNGVDALMGSSTVKVRGTPPSDQLHVIVRGRIRLGSVTVRHPFGSWLRRLGGGGGSA; encoded by the coding sequence ATGGTTTCGAGCCCCGACGATCACCTCCGCGTCTCCGATGCCGACCGGGCGCGGGTGAACGGACTGCTCGAACGCGCCGTATCCGAGGGCATGTTGACCCTCGACGAGTTCGCCGATCGGACGGATTCGGTGCTGGCCGCCCGCACCCGCGGAGAACTGCGTACCGTCCTCGCCGATCTGCCTGCCCAGCAGCTCGGGGTGCCGGCCCGCCCGCAGCTGCCACCCGATCAGCTCCGCGGCTGGATGACATCGATCGACCGCCGCGGCATCTGGACGGTCGCACCGATGCTCGTGCTGCACACCCGGATGTGCAGCACCACACTGGACTTCACCTCGGCGGTGTTACCGGGGCCGGTGGTCCAGGTGGTCATCGACGACTACTGCAGCTCCACCGAGCTCATCCTGCCGACGGGCGCTACCGCGGATGTCAACGGTGTCGACGCACTGATGGGCAGCTCGACGGTCAAGGTGCGGGGGACCCCGCCCTCGGATCAGCTGCATGTCATCGTGCGCGGGCGGATCCGACTGGGCTCGGTGACCGTGCGGCATCCGTTCGGGAGTTGGCTGCGCCGACTCGGCGGCGGAGGCGGATCCGCCTAG